One Cuculus canorus isolate bCucCan1 chromosome 1, bCucCan1.pri, whole genome shotgun sequence DNA segment encodes these proteins:
- the GATD3 gene encoding glutamine amidotransferase-like class 1 domain-containing protein 3, mitochondrial has protein sequence MLTARALSVRFALRWAAPARPAALHCSARRPHPARVAVVLSGCGVYDGTEIHEASAILVHLSRGGAEVQMYAPDVPQMHVIDHSKGQPAEAESRNVLVESARIARGKIASLAKLTTAEHDAVIFPGGFGAAKNLSTFAVDGKDCKVNREVERVLKDFHKAGKPIGLCCISPVLAAKVLSGAEVTVGHEEEEGGKWPYAGTAGAIKELGGKHCVKEVTEAHVDTKNKVVTTPAFMCETELHHIFDGIGAMVKNVLKLTGK, from the exons ATGCTGACTGCCCGCGCGCTGTCCGTGCGGTTCGCGCTGCGCTGGGCAGCACCCGCCCGCCCGGCCGCCCTGCACTGCTCCGCGCGGCGGCCCCACCCCGCCCGCGTGGCCGTG GTCCTCTCTGGTTGTGGTGTCTATGATGGCACGGAAATCCATGAGGCCTCGGC caTCCTGGTACACCTTAGTCGTGGGGGAGCTGAGGTTCAGATGTATGCTCCAGATGTTCCTCAGATGCATGTCATTGACCACAGTAAAGGACAACCAGCTGAAGCTGAGTCAAG GAATGTTTTAGTGGAATCTGCAAGGATTGCTCGTGGTAAAATTGCAAGTCTGGCTAAGCTTACTACAGCAGAACATGATGCTGTGATATTCCCTGGTGGATTTGGAGCTGCTAAAAACTT ATCTACCTTTGCTGTTGATGGGAAAGATTGCAAGGTGAACAGAGAAGTTGAGCGTGTCTTGAAAGACTTCCACAAAGCAGGCAAACCTATTGG TCTTTGCTGCATTTCACCAGTGTTGGCAGCAAAAGTTCTCTCTGGTGCTGAAGTAACTGTGGGCCATGAAGAAGAAGAGGGTGGCAAGTGGCCTTATGCCGGGACTGCAGGAGCCATTAAAGAACTGGGAGGAAAGCATTGTGTGAAAGAAGTAACT GAAGCTCATGTGGATACAAAAAACAAGGTGGTTACTACCCCAGCGTTTATGTGTGAAACTGAATTGCATCATATCTTCGATGGTATTGGGGCCATGGTAAAGAATGTGCTAAAATTAACtggcaaataa